A genomic stretch from Mycobacterium paraterrae includes:
- a CDS encoding response regulator transcription factor: MSSPISVVIAEDSLLVRDSVHRALSTDSDVNVIGVAEDYDSAVELIDKHRPTLLFTDVRMPPTSTDEGIRLARWMRSAHPEIGVIVLSQYADPGYVAGLLDGGTAARGYLLKERVSNFDQLSEAVHEVAAGGTVLDPLVVEALLARPSSVATLSRLTPREREVLAELATGLSNRTVAQRLVLTQRAVEKHINSIFAKLGLTGDDSVDRRVRAVLMFLGDNNSVHQS, from the coding sequence ATGAGTAGTCCAATTTCGGTCGTCATCGCCGAAGACAGCCTCTTGGTGCGCGACAGCGTTCACCGCGCGTTGTCCACTGACTCAGATGTGAATGTCATTGGCGTCGCCGAGGATTACGACTCCGCGGTCGAACTCATCGACAAGCACCGTCCGACACTGCTTTTCACCGATGTGCGAATGCCGCCGACATCAACCGACGAGGGCATTCGGCTGGCCCGGTGGATGCGCTCGGCACATCCCGAGATCGGTGTGATCGTGCTGTCGCAGTACGCGGATCCCGGTTACGTCGCGGGGCTGCTGGACGGCGGCACCGCCGCGCGGGGCTACCTGCTCAAGGAGCGCGTATCGAATTTCGACCAGCTCAGCGAGGCGGTCCACGAGGTTGCCGCGGGCGGGACGGTACTCGATCCGCTGGTGGTCGAGGCACTACTTGCCCGGCCCAGTTCGGTCGCGACGCTGAGCCGGCTGACGCCCCGTGAACGCGAAGTGCTGGCCGAACTGGCCACCGGGCTCAGCAATCGCACGGTGGCACAGCGGCTCGTCCTGACCCAGCGGGCGGTCGAGAAACACATCAACTCGATCTTCGCCAAACTGGGCCTGACCGGCGACGACTCGGTCGACCGGCGGGTCAGGGCGGTGCTGATGTTTCTCGGCGACAACAACTCGGTCCACCAGTCATGA
- a CDS encoding response regulator produces the protein MVDKGVPVWVVDDQTSFRLATAATVAATDGFTMAGICENGESAIALIPGGSAGIVVMDIHMPGMGGIEATRQIRAAHPELIVLLTSTYDVEDLPAEVADCGAAAYLHKEDLSPELLTRIWRTTR, from the coding sequence GTGGTGGACAAGGGAGTGCCGGTGTGGGTCGTCGACGACCAGACCAGTTTTCGGCTCGCCACCGCCGCGACAGTCGCCGCCACCGACGGTTTCACGATGGCCGGTATCTGCGAAAACGGCGAATCGGCGATCGCACTCATCCCCGGCGGAAGCGCCGGCATCGTGGTGATGGACATCCACATGCCGGGAATGGGTGGCATCGAAGCCACCCGGCAGATCCGCGCCGCACATCCCGAACTGATCGTGCTGTTGACGTCAACCTACGACGTCGAAGACCTTCCTGCGGAGGTCGCGGACTGCGGTGCGGCGGCCTACCTGCACAAGGAAGACCTCAGCCCCGAACTACTGACCCGGATATGGCGAACAACCCGGTGA
- a CDS encoding sensor histidine kinase, whose amino-acid sequence MANNPVKATAAAESVPYWQVPKVLLLAAVRSSSVLGHDLINRFMVERFQLFLAGHLALYFGAGVVLPLWEYVYVLRSAWFLALIAICGMQCVVLAVALPLARRGRHQSSITLACIGNWIAALLITFIAPNLLPAMVLLALVPVVFAQPYIRWQRGLTFAVITAGCVLALAAVARFQHLSQSASGQVPRWIDHAFILIALPVNAFHILVIAWNNAAALAVSEQLLAERAAEVEASRGRLVTAADEERRRLERDLHDGAQQHLVALAVLIQLARNAEGDAHRPLLTEASGLLDNAIAEIRRLAHGIYPPSLVSGGLPQALSAVAAHSAIPIHLELHDLGRYPGSIEAALYFCCSEALQNAAKHGGPDVTVTIAARAKPELLTLTISDTGPGFEPATIGTGLTNMRDRISAIGGQLLIDTAPGHGTRITAVVATAAQQDSLQPQRRVAAHTS is encoded by the coding sequence ATGGCGAACAACCCGGTGAAAGCCACCGCCGCAGCCGAATCGGTGCCCTACTGGCAGGTGCCGAAGGTGCTGCTGCTGGCGGCGGTGCGGTCGTCGTCGGTGCTCGGCCACGACCTGATCAATCGCTTCATGGTCGAACGCTTCCAACTCTTCCTCGCCGGCCACCTGGCCCTGTACTTCGGCGCCGGCGTGGTGCTCCCGCTGTGGGAGTACGTGTACGTGTTGCGATCGGCATGGTTTCTCGCCCTCATCGCGATCTGCGGAATGCAATGTGTCGTGCTGGCGGTGGCGCTGCCGTTGGCGCGGCGCGGACGCCACCAGTCCTCGATCACGTTGGCCTGCATCGGCAACTGGATCGCCGCGCTGCTCATCACATTCATCGCGCCGAACCTATTGCCGGCGATGGTGCTCCTCGCCCTGGTCCCCGTCGTCTTCGCTCAGCCCTACATCCGCTGGCAACGTGGCTTGACGTTCGCGGTGATCACCGCGGGCTGCGTGCTGGCACTGGCCGCGGTGGCCCGCTTCCAGCATCTCTCACAGTCGGCCAGCGGCCAGGTGCCGCGCTGGATCGACCACGCGTTCATTCTGATTGCGCTGCCGGTGAACGCCTTTCACATCCTGGTGATCGCGTGGAACAACGCCGCGGCGCTTGCGGTGTCGGAGCAGCTGCTCGCCGAACGCGCGGCCGAAGTCGAGGCGTCGCGCGGCCGGCTGGTGACCGCCGCCGACGAGGAACGGCGCCGCCTCGAACGCGACCTGCACGACGGGGCCCAGCAACACCTCGTCGCGTTGGCGGTGCTGATCCAGCTTGCCCGCAACGCCGAGGGTGACGCGCACCGTCCGCTGTTGACCGAAGCGAGCGGGTTGCTGGACAACGCGATCGCCGAGATCCGCCGGCTCGCCCACGGCATCTACCCGCCGTCGCTGGTCAGCGGGGGTTTGCCTCAGGCGCTGTCGGCGGTGGCCGCGCACTCCGCCATCCCGATCCACCTCGAGCTGCACGACCTGGGGCGCTACCCGGGTTCGATCGAAGCCGCGCTGTATTTCTGTTGCAGCGAAGCGCTGCAGAACGCCGCCAAACACGGCGGCCCAGACGTCACAGTCACCATCGCCGCACGCGCGAAGCCAGAGTTGTTGACGTTGACCATCAGCGACACCGGCCCGGGATTCGAGCCGGCCACCATCGGCACCGGGCTAACCAACATGCGGGACCGGATCTCGGCGATCGGCGGTCAGCTGCTGATCGACACCGCGCCGGGACACGGGACCCGCATCACCGCTGTCGTAGCGACTGCGGCGCAACAGGATTCGCTTCAGCCTCAACGCAGAGTCGCCGCTCACACCTCGTAA